A section of the Polynucleobacter sp. AP-Sving-400A-A2 genome encodes:
- a CDS encoding helix-turn-helix transcriptional regulator yields the protein MSVLEATLNLKMLHSSAEDACHLMKVLSNRDRMMLLCQISQGEMCVSELEECLDIHQPTLSQQLTVLRNEELVTTKREGKQIYYSLSNRVALEVMNVLYQNYCST from the coding sequence ATGTCAGTCCTTGAGGCCACCTTGAATCTGAAAATGCTGCACTCATCAGCCGAAGATGCCTGCCACTTGATGAAAGTGCTGTCGAATAGAGATCGGATGATGTTGTTGTGTCAGATTAGTCAAGGTGAAATGTGTGTAAGTGAGCTGGAGGAGTGTCTTGATATTCATCAGCCCACTTTGTCTCAGCAACTCACTGTATTGAGAAATGAAGAGTTAGTCACGACCAAAAGAGAGGGAAAGCAAATTTACTACTCTCTCTCCAATCGAGTGGCTTTAGAGGTGATGAATGTGCTTTATCAAAATTATTGCAGTACATAA
- a CDS encoding DUF2892 domain-containing protein has product MKCNVGGIDRILRIVVGLVLLGLAATGTVGVWGWIGVVPLATGLFKFCPAYTLLGINTGRNCN; this is encoded by the coding sequence ATGAAATGTAATGTCGGTGGTATTGATCGTATCTTACGTATAGTCGTTGGCCTGGTATTGCTTGGTCTAGCAGCAACGGGAACTGTGGGTGTTTGGGGTTGGATTGGCGTTGTGCCACTAGCAACAGGGTTATTTAAATTCTGCCCAGCTTATACATTGCTAGGAATCAATACCGGCAGAAATTGCAATTGA
- a CDS encoding rhodanese-like domain-containing protein, translated as MKTAHDLVAAAKATINEVSLADAQLAIQNSDVLLDVREADEYMNGHIPGAVHISRGLLEFKLSNDPELSTRSLKIVLYCKNSGRAALASKVLHEMGYLHVQSIAGGFDAWAGAGNPIAKPEAIKFE; from the coding sequence ATGAAGACAGCGCATGATCTAGTCGCTGCGGCTAAAGCTACTATTAATGAGGTGAGCTTGGCAGACGCTCAATTAGCTATTCAGAATTCTGATGTATTGCTCGATGTTAGGGAGGCTGACGAATATATGAATGGCCACATTCCAGGAGCTGTTCATATTTCAAGAGGGTTGCTGGAGTTTAAGTTAAGCAATGACCCTGAATTGAGTACACGTAGTTTAAAAATAGTTCTATATTGTAAAAATAGTGGGAGAGCAGCATTAGCCTCTAAAGTTTTACATGAGATGGGTTATTTGCATGTTCAGTCAATCGCCGGTGGATTTGATGCGTGGGCTGGGGCAGGTAATCCTATAGCTAAGCCAGAGGCAATCAAATTTGAATAA
- a CDS encoding tripartite tricarboxylate transporter substrate binding protein, which produces MKRRQFLITIPSIGLYPFVSYSQTGFPSNSIKIVCPYAAGGGPDIQLRQAAPYLGETFKQSVIIENKVGAGGVLATQFTAQSAPDGYTLMLGSNIQLIQKIIKPEISINPLTDFAPISNMYSFPTVMMVSADSPYKRVEDVIAAAKANPGSMNYGSGGIGTSAHIAGATFVTLNNLKIIHIPLKGSVEIATSLIRGDTQFAFPIAGTAVPLIKGGKVRALAVTSKNRLTQLPDVPTLNEIMKNELTIQESWFGIWAPIKTPRDRIDTLFQGITSALNNKALKTTFEEAGNMVTPSQSTQSFGMHMVNENKKWAEIIRLTGITAE; this is translated from the coding sequence ATGAAGCGTCGACAGTTTCTCATTACCATCCCCAGTATTGGCCTATATCCTTTTGTGTCATATAGTCAGACAGGTTTTCCGAGCAACTCGATCAAAATAGTCTGCCCTTACGCAGCCGGAGGTGGTCCGGATATACAGCTAAGACAGGCGGCACCTTATCTGGGAGAAACTTTTAAGCAATCCGTCATTATTGAAAATAAAGTTGGGGCTGGTGGTGTGCTGGCGACTCAATTTACCGCACAGTCAGCGCCCGATGGCTACACCCTTATGCTTGGATCAAACATACAGTTAATTCAAAAAATTATTAAGCCAGAAATTTCAATTAACCCCCTAACGGATTTTGCTCCTATCAGCAATATGTACTCCTTCCCAACGGTGATGATGGTTTCAGCAGACTCTCCATATAAACGGGTTGAAGACGTTATTGCTGCTGCTAAAGCCAACCCGGGCTCTATGAATTATGGGTCCGGCGGGATTGGCACTTCAGCGCACATTGCAGGTGCAACATTTGTAACGTTGAATAATTTGAAGATAATTCATATCCCATTAAAAGGATCGGTAGAAATTGCTACGTCTTTAATTCGGGGCGATACACAATTTGCTTTTCCAATAGCAGGAACAGCCGTACCATTGATCAAAGGTGGAAAAGTGCGTGCACTTGCCGTAACAAGTAAAAATCGTTTAACGCAGTTGCCAGATGTGCCAACACTAAATGAAATCATGAAAAATGAACTAACAATTCAGGAATCATGGTTTGGCATTTGGGCCCCGATCAAAACACCTCGAGATAGGATTGATACTTTATTTCAAGGTATTACGAGCGCACTCAATAACAAAGCTCTTAAGACCACGTTTGAGGAGGCAGGCAATATGGTTACACCCAGCCAAAGTACTCAGAGCTTTGGAATGCATATGGTGAACGAAAATAAAAAATGGGCGGAGATTATTCGCCTTACAGGCATAACAGCTGAGTAA
- a CDS encoding oxidoreductase: MNTSFKAFRLHSLDGAVTSKIESIQLDSLSPGNVIIKVAYSSINYKDALASKGLNNIVREWPRISGIDLTGTVVESLDSRFSPGDEVLVNGCGIGVDHDGGHAQYARVNADWVMKIPQGLTLLDAATIGVAGYTAGLSLDLMELNGLNPQSGPILVTGATGGVATIAINMLAQRGYQVTAMTGKLNEAGYLKNLGASEVIGRISSESKFKPLEKAQWAGAIDSVGGSTLSWLTRVIQPSGVIAAFGNAGGAELETTVIPFILRGIRLIGINANSPMLIREKVWNKIANEYRPTHLKEIASVIGVEELPHHLDLTLAGKSKGRIVIDMNQ; encoded by the coding sequence ATGAATACATCTTTTAAAGCTTTTCGTCTTCACTCCCTAGATGGAGCAGTCACCAGCAAAATTGAATCCATTCAATTGGATTCTTTAAGTCCGGGTAATGTGATCATCAAGGTGGCATATTCTAGTATTAATTACAAGGATGCGCTGGCTTCAAAAGGTCTTAACAATATAGTGCGTGAATGGCCAAGAATTAGCGGTATTGATTTGACTGGCACAGTGGTTGAATCGCTTGATTCACGATTTAGTCCAGGCGATGAGGTATTAGTAAATGGCTGTGGAATCGGAGTTGATCATGATGGTGGGCATGCCCAATATGCACGCGTCAATGCGGATTGGGTTATGAAAATACCCCAAGGCCTCACGTTACTGGATGCCGCCACGATCGGTGTTGCAGGCTATACGGCAGGATTATCTTTGGACTTAATGGAGCTAAATGGACTTAATCCGCAAAGTGGTCCAATACTAGTAACCGGTGCAACTGGTGGAGTAGCCACTATTGCCATAAATATGTTGGCGCAAAGAGGCTATCAAGTGACCGCCATGACTGGAAAACTAAATGAAGCTGGATACCTTAAAAACCTTGGTGCCTCGGAAGTCATTGGACGAATTTCATCAGAGAGTAAATTTAAACCACTTGAAAAAGCGCAATGGGCTGGGGCAATAGATTCTGTAGGTGGCTCTACTCTATCCTGGCTGACTCGCGTAATACAACCAAGCGGAGTAATTGCTGCCTTTGGAAATGCTGGTGGAGCAGAGCTTGAAACTACTGTAATACCATTTATTCTCAGAGGAATTCGTTTGATTGGTATCAATGCAAACTCACCTATGCTCATAAGAGAAAAAGTTTGGAATAAGATTGCTAATGAATATCGCCCAACTCATCTAAAAGAAATTGCCAGCGTCATTGGCGTTGAAGAGCTACCACATCACCTAGATCTCACGCTGGCAGGAAAATCAAAGGGCAGGATTGTGATTGATATGAATCAATAA
- a CDS encoding tripartite tricarboxylate transporter substrate binding protein has translation MKNKLHVTIFSLLCITSSFSAFGQDSSYPNRPIKIIVPYAAGGGADNLARTIGQKLGPLLGQTVVVENKPGASTQSGTLAVVKAPADGYTLLMGTANLATNPALFEKLPYDTQKDLAPIALITKVPVYIFVTNNSNIKTVSDLLAKAKSTPNGLSYATPGNGSSAHLAGELFKNNSKSNLQHIPYKGSSEATTALIGDQVQLSFDNYGPIMAQVKAGNAVPIAIAMPTRSSITPNVPTLKELGYPMEAYAWWGILAPAGTPNNIVERLNTAIQTTLNDSEVRENLQRQGVQIVNSTPTEFAEHIKAETIKWSQVTKQANIKAQ, from the coding sequence ATGAAAAACAAACTTCATGTAACTATATTTTCTTTGCTCTGCATAACATCTTCTTTTTCTGCTTTTGGGCAAGATTCAAGCTACCCTAATCGCCCTATTAAGATTATTGTTCCTTACGCTGCAGGCGGAGGAGCGGATAATCTGGCAAGGACAATTGGTCAGAAATTAGGGCCTCTACTTGGACAAACAGTAGTTGTTGAAAATAAACCTGGTGCCTCTACCCAATCTGGCACTCTCGCAGTTGTGAAGGCGCCCGCTGATGGTTATACCTTGTTGATGGGCACAGCCAATCTAGCAACAAACCCAGCATTATTTGAGAAATTACCATATGACACACAAAAGGATTTAGCACCAATCGCTCTTATTACCAAAGTACCTGTCTATATTTTTGTTACAAATAATTCAAATATTAAAACTGTTTCTGACTTGCTAGCTAAAGCAAAGTCCACACCCAACGGTCTATCTTATGCAACTCCAGGAAATGGTAGTAGCGCACACTTAGCGGGTGAACTTTTTAAAAATAACTCTAAAAGTAACCTTCAACACATCCCCTACAAAGGAAGTTCAGAAGCTACAACCGCTCTAATTGGAGATCAAGTTCAACTAAGCTTTGATAATTACGGGCCAATAATGGCGCAGGTTAAAGCGGGCAATGCAGTACCAATTGCTATTGCGATGCCAACAAGATCAAGCATTACTCCTAACGTACCTACCCTAAAAGAATTAGGCTACCCTATGGAAGCATATGCTTGGTGGGGAATTTTGGCGCCTGCTGGAACCCCTAATAACATTGTCGAACGACTGAACACCGCAATACAGACTACTCTCAATGATTCTGAGGTCCGTGAGAATCTTCAAAGACAAGGGGTTCAGATTGTCAATAGCACACCAACTGAGTTTGCTGAACACATCAAAGCAGAAACTATTAAGTGGTCACAAGTTACTAAGCAAGCCAACATTAAAGCCCAATAA
- a CDS encoding acyl-CoA dehydrogenase family protein — MIRNPNEFFSFLDSLKKYCQNKLIPREAEVELLDDVPPDIVSDMAGFGLFGFSIPEAYGGYGMTTEELVLAAMEISQCSVAFRARVGTNTGIGSEALVADGSEAQKEKYLPRLARGEITGCFAITEPDAGSDAASLKTSARKEGNDFILNGTKCFITNAPISDLFTVMARTDQSKPKADGVSAFLIERNTPGLTVGSPYKKMGQAGSPVSEVHFENCRIPSGNLIGIEGAGFKTAMKVLNKQRIHLAALCIGPAIRMLDEIVNYTSVRGQFGKPIGAFQLVQAMIADCQTEIYAAKALILETARKRDSGEDVSMEASICKYFASEMCGRVADRCVQMLGGYGYISDNPIERFYRDVRLFRLYEGTSQIHQLNIARNTFKKAGHTFN, encoded by the coding sequence ATGATTCGTAACCCAAACGAATTCTTTTCTTTTTTAGATTCACTAAAAAAGTATTGTCAGAATAAACTTATTCCTCGTGAGGCAGAAGTTGAATTACTAGACGATGTCCCCCCAGATATTGTGTCCGATATGGCTGGATTCGGATTATTCGGATTCTCAATCCCAGAAGCATATGGCGGTTATGGTATGACGACTGAAGAGCTAGTTTTGGCCGCTATGGAAATATCACAATGCTCTGTTGCCTTTCGTGCGAGAGTGGGAACCAATACTGGGATTGGATCAGAGGCATTAGTTGCCGATGGATCAGAGGCACAAAAAGAAAAATATTTACCTAGATTAGCTAGAGGAGAAATTACTGGGTGCTTTGCAATTACCGAGCCTGACGCGGGCTCAGACGCAGCCTCTTTAAAAACTTCGGCAAGAAAAGAGGGAAATGATTTCATCCTAAATGGCACCAAATGCTTTATTACTAATGCGCCTATATCTGATCTATTTACAGTCATGGCAAGAACGGATCAAAGCAAGCCTAAAGCTGATGGTGTTTCTGCATTTTTAATAGAAAGAAATACACCGGGTCTCACTGTTGGTAGCCCATATAAAAAAATGGGGCAAGCAGGATCCCCAGTTTCAGAAGTGCATTTCGAAAATTGCCGCATTCCTTCTGGAAACCTTATCGGAATAGAGGGTGCAGGCTTTAAAACTGCAATGAAAGTATTAAATAAGCAACGCATACATTTAGCAGCACTTTGTATTGGTCCAGCTATTCGTATGTTGGATGAAATTGTGAATTACACATCTGTAAGGGGGCAATTTGGTAAGCCTATTGGCGCTTTTCAGTTAGTGCAAGCGATGATTGCAGACTGCCAAACCGAAATTTATGCTGCTAAAGCACTTATTTTAGAAACTGCCCGCAAACGTGATTCCGGAGAAGATGTCAGCATGGAAGCTTCCATCTGCAAATATTTTGCTTCGGAGATGTGTGGAAGGGTTGCTGATCGTTGTGTACAGATGTTAGGCGGATATGGTTATATTTCCGATAATCCGATTGAGAGATTTTATCGGGATGTGCGTCTTTTCCGCCTCTATGAGGGAACGAGTCAAATTCATCAACTGAATATCGCTAGAAATACGTTCAAAAAAGCAGGACATACCTTTAACTAG